Below is a genomic region from Hydrogenothermus marinus.
ATTTTCTATATCTTTTAATAATTCTTTTGTACAGTTATAAACTGTTTCAAGAGCTTTAAGATCACAATATTTAAATTTTATTCTACCTTTAAATTCTATTGGTAAATGTCTACTTAAAGCAAAAACTTTATAACCTCTTTCTAAAGCAACTTCTACAAAAGCTTTACCAAGTCCTGAGCCTATGCCTGTAATAAATAAATTTTTCATAATTTATCCTTTATAAAGCCTTTATTTTTTCCATTATTATTTTAGCCATTTCTTCATGAGAAAGATTATCTTCAAACTTTATAGGCTTACCTACTTTTACTTTTATAGGATAAACTAAAAATTTAGGAAATTTACTATCCCTTGATAAAACCTTATCAGCTCCCTCTATTCTTACAGGAACTACTGGTGCTTTTGTTTTTTCAATTAAAAGGCCTATTCCCGGCTGTGGCTTTAAAAACTTTCCAGGAGCCGCTCTTGTTCCTTCTGGAAAAATTCCAATTACATATCCTTTTTTCAGAAAATCTATTGCTTTTATTAAAGATTTTACTCCTTTTCTTCCCCTTTCTACTGGAATAGCTCCTGCTTTTGTAATAATACTTCCTAATATTGGTACTTTAAATAAATCTTCTTTTGCCATAAATATTACAGGAAAAGGAGAAATAGTATTTATAATTGGAGGATCAAGATAGCTTCTATGATTTGCAGCTATTATAAAGCCACCTTCTTTTGGAAAATTTTCAGCTCCTTCAACTTTTAACCTAAATAATAGTTTTACAAAAGGTTTTAGCTTAAACCATATTTTATAGCCTAATTCTGAATAAGGTTTTTTTTCCATAAATCTATTATAGTTTAAAATAGCTACATTTTTCATTTAAAAAGCAATTTTCACAGTTTGGATTTTTTCTACACATATCTTTACAATGTTTTACAATCAATGCATGGAATTCTTTATATATGTTTGTGTCTTTTTTTATGTTTTTTTCAATAAAATGTCTTAAAAAATCATAATCT
It encodes:
- a CDS encoding lysophospholipid acyltransferase family protein; the encoded protein is MKNVAILNYNRFMEKKPYSELGYKIWFKLKPFVKLLFRLKVEGAENFPKEGGFIIAANHRSYLDPPIINTISPFPVIFMAKEDLFKVPILGSIITKAGAIPVERGRKGVKSLIKAIDFLKKGYVIGIFPEGTRAAPGKFLKPQPGIGLLIEKTKAPVVPVRIEGADKVLSRDSKFPKFLVYPIKVKVGKPIKFEDNLSHEEMAKIIMEKIKAL